Proteins co-encoded in one Haloarcula pelagica genomic window:
- a CDS encoding quinone oxidoreductase family protein codes for MDAIEVTEFGGREALSVTERSVPEPDAGQIRIEVEAAGINFADIMQRRGHYEGGPEPPYVPGMEVAGRIDAVGADAGLDSGDRVVALIDEGGYAEYALADPQLTFPIPGEMSLTEAAGFPVQFLTAHNCLFEWGDLERDESVLIHAAAGGVGTAAVQLASRAGAEVFGTASTAEKLDLAERLGCAHPINYTETDFVEAVRAETDHGVDLVLDGVGGDTSSDSLAALREFGRMVVYGAASGQPGSLSTSDLLFANQQAIGYHLGRGLLREPQRVMAAVPDLQEGLASGDLEVIVGETFPLTDAAAAHEHIESRASSGKVVLEP; via the coding sequence ATGGACGCTATCGAGGTGACCGAGTTCGGCGGCCGCGAGGCACTGTCGGTGACAGAGCGGTCGGTTCCCGAGCCGGACGCCGGCCAGATCCGTATCGAGGTCGAGGCGGCGGGGATCAACTTCGCGGACATCATGCAACGGCGGGGCCACTACGAGGGCGGGCCGGAGCCGCCCTACGTCCCCGGGATGGAGGTCGCCGGCCGCATCGACGCCGTGGGCGCGGACGCAGGACTCGACAGCGGCGACCGCGTGGTGGCGCTGATCGACGAGGGCGGCTACGCCGAGTACGCGCTGGCGGACCCACAGCTGACCTTCCCGATCCCCGGCGAGATGTCCCTGACCGAGGCCGCCGGGTTCCCCGTCCAGTTCCTGACCGCCCACAACTGCCTGTTCGAGTGGGGCGACTTAGAGCGCGACGAGTCGGTGCTGATCCACGCCGCCGCCGGCGGCGTCGGCACGGCCGCGGTCCAGCTGGCCAGCCGGGCGGGCGCGGAGGTGTTCGGGACCGCGAGCACGGCCGAGAAACTCGACCTCGCCGAGCGGCTCGGCTGTGCCCACCCGATCAACTACACCGAGACCGACTTCGTCGAGGCCGTCCGGGCCGAGACCGACCACGGCGTCGACCTGGTGCTGGACGGGGTCGGCGGCGACACGTCGAGCGACTCGCTGGCCGCGCTACGGGAGTTCGGCCGGATGGTCGTCTACGGCGCGGCCAGCGGACAGCCGGGGTCGCTGTCGACCAGCGACCTCCTGTTCGCGAACCAGCAGGCGATCGGCTACCACCTCGGTCGGGGCCTCCTCCGGGAGCCACAGCGGGTGATGGCGGCGGTCCCGGACCTACAGGAGGGGCTGGCAAGCGGCGACCTGGAAGTGATCGTCGGCGAGACCTTCCCGCTAACGGACGCCGCCGCGGCCCACGAACACATCGAGAGCCGGGCCTCCAGCGGGAAGGTCGTGCTCGAACCCTAG
- a CDS encoding translation initiation factor IF-2 subunit beta has protein sequence MNYEQALDRAYDVLPDQPREAGERLSVPDPEGQTDGAFTRLTNLGAIADALSRESRHLHRAIQREFGTNGQFDGNEARYNGSFDVADFQAAIDAYIAEYVTCSECGLPDTVLKTEDGVDMLRCQACGAFRPVAKGGSSSQQHDQPTLEEGKTYEVKITGTGREGDGVAEKGKYTIFVSGAREGQVVDAYIESISGTLAFGRVQ, from the coding sequence ATGAACTACGAGCAGGCACTCGACCGCGCGTACGACGTACTGCCGGACCAGCCACGGGAGGCCGGCGAGCGGCTCTCGGTCCCCGATCCCGAGGGACAGACCGACGGGGCCTTTACACGACTGACCAACCTCGGCGCCATCGCCGACGCCCTCTCGCGGGAGTCCCGCCACCTCCACCGGGCCATCCAGCGGGAGTTCGGGACCAACGGCCAGTTCGACGGCAACGAAGCCCGCTACAACGGGTCGTTCGATGTCGCGGACTTCCAGGCGGCCATCGACGCCTACATCGCCGAGTACGTCACCTGTTCGGAGTGTGGGCTGCCCGACACCGTCCTCAAGACCGAGGACGGCGTCGACATGCTCCGCTGTCAGGCCTGTGGTGCCTTCCGCCCGGTGGCCAAGGGCGGGAGCTCCTCACAGCAACACGACCAGCCGACCCTCGAAGAGGGCAAGACCTACGAGGTCAAGATCACCGGCACCGGCCGCGAGGGCGACGGTGTCGCCGAGAAAGGGAAGTACACCATCTTCGTCTCGGGCGCCCGCGAGGGCCAGGTCGTCGACGCCTACATCGAGTCCATCAGCGGCACGCTCGCGTTCGGCCGCGTCCAGTAA
- a CDS encoding SOS response-associated peptidase, translating into MCGRYSLFTPPDEIESRFGAAFSEPFEPTYNAAPSQSLPVVTNEAPETIQRMEWGLIPSWADDRSDHGYINARAETVAERASFADAYESRRCLVPADGFYEWVDREGGKQPYRVALPDDEPFAMAGLYERWRPPQRQTGLGEFGASGGSDGDDIVETFTIITTEPNETVEALHHRMAVVLGPDEEAAWLADDTDDLDSLLDPYDGPMRSYPVSTAVNSPGNDHPGLVDEVEV; encoded by the coding sequence ATGTGTGGTCGGTACAGCCTGTTTACCCCGCCCGACGAGATCGAGTCCCGGTTCGGCGCGGCGTTTTCCGAGCCGTTCGAGCCGACCTACAACGCCGCGCCGAGCCAGTCGCTCCCGGTCGTCACGAACGAGGCGCCCGAGACCATCCAGCGGATGGAGTGGGGGCTGATCCCCTCGTGGGCCGACGACCGCTCCGACCACGGCTACATCAACGCCCGCGCCGAGACGGTCGCCGAGCGGGCCTCCTTCGCCGACGCCTACGAGTCACGGCGCTGTCTGGTCCCCGCCGACGGCTTCTACGAGTGGGTCGACCGCGAGGGCGGCAAACAGCCCTATCGGGTCGCGCTCCCCGACGACGAGCCGTTCGCGATGGCCGGCCTCTACGAGCGGTGGCGTCCGCCACAGCGCCAGACCGGGCTCGGCGAGTTCGGCGCCAGCGGCGGGAGCGACGGGGACGACATCGTCGAGACGTTCACGATCATCACGACCGAGCCCAACGAGACGGTCGAAGCGCTCCACCACCGGATGGCGGTCGTTCTCGGCCCCGACGAGGAGGCTGCGTGGCTCGCCGACGATACGGACGACCTCGACTCGCTGCTCGATCCCTACGACGGCCCGATGCGGAGCTATCCGGTCTCGACGGCGGTCAACAGCCCCGGCAACGACCACCCGGGGCTGGTCGATGAGGTCGAGGTGTAG
- a CDS encoding amidohydrolase: protein MDSGSVHLSGGTVYSLDDALSASDSVTIRDGRVSALGETPEDGIRTLDLDGATVLPGFNDAHTHVLWMGLYEHESDLSGITSRAGALDALERNADGTPAGEWVLGFGYDDGPWDRGLDAAVLDGVTTAHPVAVQRVDGHSVALNTAALDRLDFDGVAGVEREDGKPTGIVVEAAAGRVQQAIYPDRERARTLLDAACRRALELGITSMQDMAGLVTPAGPGDPMHAAFHAAWRAGSLPVRIGYYVHVDRHDALTTLELAPGFGDERLRVLGIKLFSDGSIGSRTAKLSGTFAEDPDADGQFVVDRERLDAVFAAAARADQHLAVHAIGDAAIERVLDAYAAVADSYDTPPPHLRIEHAELATDDHLRRMADLSVLASMQPNFLQWAGPDGLYADRLGEQWQGRTNRFSTVLDRGIDLAFGSDTMPSGPLYGIHQAVTAPAPAQRLAVETAIRAYTQGGAVAEGAADWKGTLEPGMVGDAVVLDRDPFDEPTAIDEIDVLATVVDGTVAFRREGWPA, encoded by the coding sequence ATGGATAGCGGTTCGGTGCATCTCTCCGGCGGCACCGTCTACTCACTGGACGACGCGCTCTCGGCGTCGGACTCGGTGACGATCCGTGACGGCCGCGTCTCGGCGCTCGGCGAGACGCCAGAGGACGGCATCCGGACGCTCGATCTCGACGGGGCGACGGTCCTGCCCGGGTTCAACGACGCCCACACGCACGTCCTCTGGATGGGGTTGTACGAACACGAGAGCGACCTGAGCGGGATCACGTCCCGAGCCGGGGCGCTCGACGCGCTCGAACGCAACGCCGATGGGACGCCGGCCGGCGAGTGGGTGCTCGGCTTTGGCTACGACGACGGGCCGTGGGACCGCGGGCTCGACGCCGCAGTGCTGGACGGCGTCACGACCGCCCATCCCGTCGCCGTCCAGCGCGTCGACGGCCACTCGGTGGCGCTCAACACCGCCGCGCTCGACCGGCTCGACTTCGACGGCGTCGCGGGCGTCGAGCGCGAGGACGGGAAGCCGACCGGGATCGTCGTCGAAGCCGCGGCCGGGCGCGTCCAGCAGGCGATCTATCCGGACCGCGAGCGGGCGCGGACGCTGCTCGACGCTGCCTGTCGGCGCGCGCTCGAACTGGGGATCACCTCGATGCAGGACATGGCCGGGCTCGTCACGCCGGCGGGGCCCGGCGATCCGATGCACGCCGCCTTCCACGCGGCCTGGCGGGCCGGCAGCCTCCCGGTGCGGATCGGCTACTACGTCCACGTCGATCGCCACGACGCCCTGACGACGCTGGAGCTCGCGCCGGGGTTCGGTGACGAGCGGCTGCGCGTCCTCGGGATCAAACTCTTCTCCGACGGCTCGATCGGCTCCCGGACGGCGAAACTCTCCGGGACCTTCGCCGAAGACCCCGACGCGGACGGCCAGTTCGTCGTCGACCGGGAGCGACTGGACGCGGTCTTCGCGGCCGCCGCTCGCGCCGATCAGCACCTCGCCGTCCACGCCATCGGCGACGCCGCCATCGAGCGGGTGCTGGACGCCTACGCCGCGGTCGCGGACAGCTACGACACGCCGCCGCCACACCTCCGGATCGAACACGCCGAACTGGCGACCGACGACCACCTCCGACGGATGGCCGACCTGTCGGTCCTCGCGAGCATGCAGCCGAACTTCCTCCAGTGGGCCGGCCCGGACGGACTGTACGCCGATCGGCTGGGCGAGCAGTGGCAGGGTCGGACCAACCGGTTCTCGACGGTCCTCGACCGCGGGATCGATCTCGCCTTCGGCAGCGACACCATGCCGTCGGGGCCGCTGTACGGCATCCACCAGGCGGTGACCGCTCCGGCCCCGGCACAGCGACTCGCTGTCGAGACGGCAATCCGCGCCTACACGCAGGGCGGCGCCGTCGCCGAGGGGGCCGCGGACTGGAAAGGCACACTCGAACCGGGGATGGTCGGCGACGCCGTCGTCCTCGACCGGGACCCCTTCGACGAGCCGACGGCGATCGACGAGATCGACGTGCTCGCGACGGTGGTCGACGGGACCGTCGCGTTCAGACGCGAGGGCTGGCCGGCGTGA
- a CDS encoding cysteine hydrolase family protein, with product MLPTTESAIGETPALIVVDAQDSESETDHPMRSDCGSIPGGREAIVDRINTVVEHARDADVPIVWGKELHRTDFADYGSELESCEPEHGAYGSAAERLDADLVVDEADLPPAEYVVEKRRYNFFHRTDIEHILSTYDVDTVILVGFMTNICVHYTAHGAHERDYAFRVVEEGTGAPTDRLHEIGLECIRYLQPRGLRNVEAVTEALDDYAGNPVVQRVKEEGKVTQETGAVPPTLAGKRPAETE from the coding sequence ATGTTACCGACAACCGAGAGCGCCATCGGAGAGACACCGGCACTGATCGTCGTCGACGCACAGGACAGCGAATCCGAGACCGACCACCCGATGCGGTCGGACTGTGGTTCGATCCCCGGCGGGCGGGAAGCGATCGTCGACCGGATCAACACCGTGGTCGAACACGCGCGGGACGCCGACGTGCCGATCGTCTGGGGAAAGGAACTCCACCGGACTGACTTCGCCGACTACGGCTCGGAACTGGAGTCCTGCGAGCCCGAACACGGGGCGTACGGGTCGGCGGCCGAGCGACTCGACGCGGACCTCGTCGTCGACGAGGCGGACCTCCCGCCGGCGGAGTACGTCGTCGAGAAACGGCGGTACAACTTCTTCCACCGGACCGACATTGAACACATCCTCTCGACGTACGATGTCGATACGGTGATCCTCGTCGGCTTCATGACGAACATCTGCGTCCACTACACGGCCCACGGGGCCCACGAACGCGATTACGCGTTCAGAGTCGTCGAGGAGGGGACCGGGGCACCGACCGACCGCCTCCACGAGATCGGCCTCGAATGCATCCGGTATCTCCAGCCGCGGGGGCTGCGGAACGTCGAGGCGGTGACCGAAGCACTCGACGACTACGCCGGGAACCCGGTGGTCCAGCGCGTCAAAGAGGAGGGGAAAGTGACACAGGAGACCGGTGCCGTCCCGCCGACGCTCGCCGGGAAGCGGCCCGCAGAAACGGAATAG
- a CDS encoding agmatinase family protein translates to MSSDVDVDDTVSEQETADGQHDLAGNESYGTSYGGIETFLRAPHEPPTELTSDVDVGFVGVPFDGGVTREPGTRHGPSALRESSAWQGRRFHSDGESVTLPMERRADYSEATLRDCGDAPTVPNDIEATAQKVTEYVRAVAEKTMPVVLGGDHYITYPAFRAYAETVGEDVGLIHLDAHSDTSDDSDLYGKHYHGSPMARIDESEYGSYDTHAMIGIRGHSRPSTLEIFEERDIFVDYASDVHRKGIEASVEDAIDHVTAKTGHVYLTLDIDVVDPGFAPGTGTPEHGGLTSDQFLRAVDRLGQCEAIGAADLMEVAPRLDSSNTTSLLGSNALSRFLEAKLYDSVV, encoded by the coding sequence ATGAGTAGTGATGTAGATGTCGACGATACCGTATCGGAACAGGAGACGGCGGACGGTCAGCACGACCTGGCCGGGAACGAGTCCTACGGGACCAGTTACGGCGGAATCGAGACCTTCCTCCGCGCACCGCACGAGCCACCGACGGAGCTGACGAGCGATGTCGATGTCGGCTTCGTCGGCGTCCCGTTCGACGGCGGCGTGACCCGCGAACCGGGGACCCGACACGGCCCCTCCGCGCTGCGGGAGTCGAGCGCCTGGCAGGGCCGTCGGTTCCACTCCGACGGGGAGTCGGTCACGCTGCCGATGGAACGGCGCGCCGATTACAGCGAGGCGACACTCCGGGACTGTGGCGACGCGCCGACGGTGCCGAACGACATCGAGGCGACGGCACAGAAAGTAACCGAGTACGTCCGCGCGGTCGCAGAGAAGACGATGCCGGTGGTCCTGGGCGGGGACCACTACATCACCTATCCGGCGTTCCGCGCGTACGCCGAAACCGTCGGCGAGGACGTGGGCCTCATCCACCTGGACGCCCACTCCGATACCTCCGACGACAGCGACCTGTACGGGAAACACTACCACGGCTCGCCGATGGCCCGCATCGACGAGAGCGAGTACGGGAGTTACGACACTCACGCGATGATCGGAATTCGGGGCCACTCCCGGCCCTCGACGCTGGAGATCTTCGAGGAGCGGGACATCTTCGTCGACTACGCCAGTGACGTTCACCGGAAGGGGATCGAGGCCTCCGTCGAGGACGCCATCGACCACGTGACCGCCAAGACCGGCCACGTCTACCTCACGCTCGACATCGACGTGGTCGACCCGGGCTTCGCGCCCGGCACGGGGACGCCGGAACACGGCGGGCTGACGAGCGACCAGTTCCTCAGGGCGGTCGACCGCCTCGGCCAGTGCGAGGCGATCGGCGCCGCCGACCTCATGGAGGTCGCCCCGCGGCTCGACTCCAGCAACACGACCTCGCTGCTGGGGTCGAACGCCCTCTCGCGGTTCCTCGAAGCGAAGCTCTACGACTCGGTGGTCTGA
- a CDS encoding MFS transporter, producing the protein MTRDSTIERDVSDGGERSARTVILSVVVSTFFIGFGGGVVFPIFPTLGQVLGISPLLVGVILSANRFTRLVANAPAGSLVDRLGARQPFVAGLAIQAVATVGYVIAVRAPLPEAWFLGARLLHGAGSALVFATSYTIAANVSLSESRGTSMGLIRGGSILGFPTGLLLGGVVSELSGSTTAFVLATGFSVVATALAYATVPETHVTGESRSSVKPWDIDTSLPTLTLGLVNFATWFAYMGVLFASLVLFLQARGISALGFDAQGSSGIFMAVTVLSAATFMYVGGRLSDLGESRVPTMLVFLVLLAGGFFTLPRATSAPTLIPACLMMGAGMGGTLGPLMALLADLTAEDRMGRASGTTNVFSDIGGGLGPIVSLPLIDAYGFLPVYTISAVFPLLAGAILVAGLYAVTGRLFPATTSAVGESGPTDAKATEGLD; encoded by the coding sequence ATGACACGAGACTCGACGATCGAGCGTGACGTATCGGACGGGGGCGAGCGGTCGGCACGGACCGTGATCCTCTCGGTAGTCGTCAGTACCTTCTTCATCGGTTTCGGCGGCGGCGTCGTCTTCCCGATCTTCCCGACGCTGGGGCAGGTGCTCGGCATCTCCCCGCTGTTGGTCGGGGTCATCCTCAGCGCGAACCGGTTCACCCGCCTCGTCGCCAACGCGCCGGCGGGGTCGCTCGTGGACCGCCTCGGCGCGCGCCAGCCGTTCGTCGCCGGTCTCGCGATCCAGGCGGTCGCGACCGTCGGCTACGTGATCGCGGTCCGCGCACCGCTCCCGGAGGCGTGGTTCCTCGGCGCGCGGCTGTTACACGGCGCCGGGAGCGCGCTCGTGTTCGCGACCTCCTACACGATCGCCGCGAACGTCAGCCTCTCCGAATCGCGGGGCACCAGCATGGGGTTGATCCGCGGCGGGAGCATCCTCGGGTTCCCGACCGGACTCCTGCTGGGCGGCGTCGTCAGCGAGCTCTCCGGGTCGACGACGGCGTTCGTCCTCGCGACCGGGTTCTCGGTGGTCGCGACGGCCCTGGCCTACGCCACCGTCCCGGAGACCCACGTGACCGGCGAGTCTCGTTCGTCGGTCAAACCGTGGGACATCGACACGTCGCTCCCGACGCTGACGCTCGGCCTGGTGAACTTCGCTACCTGGTTCGCCTACATGGGCGTGCTGTTTGCCTCGCTCGTGTTGTTCCTCCAGGCAAGGGGGATCAGCGCCCTCGGGTTCGACGCGCAGGGCTCGTCGGGCATCTTCATGGCCGTCACCGTCCTGTCGGCTGCGACCTTCATGTACGTCGGCGGCCGTCTGAGCGACCTCGGCGAGTCGCGGGTCCCGACGATGCTCGTCTTCCTGGTGTTGCTCGCCGGCGGATTCTTCACGCTCCCGCGGGCCACTTCGGCTCCCACGCTGATCCCGGCGTGTCTCATGATGGGTGCCGGGATGGGCGGGACGCTCGGACCGCTGATGGCGCTGCTTGCCGACCTCACGGCGGAGGACCGGATGGGCCGTGCCAGCGGGACGACGAACGTCTTCAGCGACATCGGCGGAGGACTGGGGCCGATCGTCTCGCTGCCGCTGATCGACGCCTACGGCTTTCTCCCGGTCTACACGATCTCGGCCGTCTTCCCGCTGCTGGCCGGCGCGATACTGGTCGCCGGGCTGTACGCGGTGACCGGTCGGCTGTTCCCCGCGACCACGTCCGCTGTCGGCGAGTCCGGGCCCACAGACGCCAAAGCGACCGAGGGGCTGGACTGA
- a CDS encoding GNAT family N-acetyltransferase → MAVYRTFPDDQDELFYEYMQYGFSPEDGPAEYDASDRRYPVGDRRGLYRSHERAEDPLSICRHYWLDATVRGSVHPIAGLTSVITPPEHRRDGYVTELLEEVMREYRERDRHFTVLWPFDYGFYRSFGWETVSNKRVYSGDLDALAFAAAEAPPGRFRRIPTDDYASVEPVYDAFSADYSFTLVRDAEWWQTRVCRARDTEPFVYVWEREGDPEAYLVYTFEDDTDGRTLSVREVGYTGVDGLLAALAFCYNHDSQAERFELTVPDDTVVQDLLTRPNELDCELHTRPMARLVDVVAALDAMRYPLVDKSVTVGVADDLAPWNDDTFELSVTDGDGICRPVDGSAAVELDVGSLTQLVTGYRTAGELARADRIEAVDPTAVQTLDRLFPATTTFFNDGF, encoded by the coding sequence GTGGCCGTCTACCGGACGTTTCCCGACGATCAGGACGAACTGTTCTACGAGTACATGCAGTACGGGTTCAGCCCCGAAGACGGCCCCGCCGAGTACGACGCGTCGGACCGGCGATACCCGGTCGGGGACCGGCGGGGACTCTACCGGAGCCACGAGCGCGCCGAGGACCCGCTGAGCATCTGCCGGCACTACTGGCTCGACGCGACTGTCCGGGGCAGCGTCCACCCCATCGCGGGGCTGACTTCGGTCATCACGCCTCCGGAACACCGACGTGACGGCTACGTCACCGAACTCCTCGAAGAAGTGATGCGGGAGTACCGCGAACGCGACCGGCATTTCACCGTCCTCTGGCCGTTCGACTACGGCTTCTATCGATCGTTCGGCTGGGAGACGGTCAGCAACAAGCGGGTGTACAGCGGCGACCTCGACGCACTGGCCTTCGCCGCGGCCGAGGCACCGCCGGGTCGATTCCGCCGGATTCCCACCGACGACTACGCGTCCGTCGAACCGGTCTACGACGCCTTCAGCGCCGACTACTCCTTTACCCTCGTTCGGGACGCCGAGTGGTGGCAGACCCGCGTCTGTCGGGCCCGGGACACGGAGCCGTTCGTCTACGTCTGGGAGCGTGAAGGCGACCCGGAAGCGTACCTCGTCTACACGTTCGAGGACGACACCGACGGCCGAACGCTGTCGGTCCGCGAGGTCGGCTACACCGGCGTCGACGGCCTCCTGGCCGCGCTGGCGTTTTGTTACAACCACGACTCCCAGGCCGAGCGGTTCGAACTGACGGTGCCCGACGACACCGTCGTCCAGGACTTACTCACTCGGCCCAACGAACTGGACTGCGAACTGCACACCCGTCCGATGGCCCGCCTCGTCGACGTGGTTGCGGCGCTGGACGCGATGCGGTACCCGCTCGTCGACAAGTCCGTGACCGTCGGCGTCGCCGACGATCTGGCTCCCTGGAACGACGACACGTTCGAACTGTCCGTCACCGATGGGGACGGGATCTGTCGGCCGGTCGACGGGTCCGCCGCCGTCGAACTCGACGTGGGATCGCTCACACAGCTGGTCACGGGCTACCGGACCGCCGGCGAGCTCGCCCGCGCCGACCGCATCGAGGCGGTCGATCCGACGGCCGTCCAGACGCTCGACCGGCTGTTTCCGGCGACGACGACCTTCTTCAACGACGGGTTCTAG
- a CDS encoding agmatinase family protein encodes MARSVTDPQLTTAPSPGYAGIKTFMGADTCEPDAVTPEVDAAAFGVPFDGGVTNQPGTRYGPQGLRAASSLLSRTFDSEERRYNIATDRSAAYDALELRDCGDAPVVPNDIEATYDAVEAYVGAIAEQTMPILLGGDHYLTYPSFVGYSQSVGEDVGLIQIDAHTDTWGSNELYGEHHHGSPMARIDESEYGGYENHAMIGIRGHADMEFLDILDDRGLYVDYAHEVADKGITESVQGAIEHATDGVDHVYLTIDIDGVDPSFAPGTGTPQPGGLTSSDLLRAVDLLGECREIGAVDLMEVAPTLDPTNTTSLLGANALSRFLQSYFYEQVA; translated from the coding sequence ATGGCACGTTCGGTAACCGATCCGCAGTTGACGACGGCACCGTCTCCGGGATACGCCGGCATCAAGACGTTCATGGGCGCGGACACCTGCGAACCCGACGCAGTGACACCCGAGGTCGACGCAGCGGCCTTCGGCGTCCCGTTCGACGGCGGCGTGACGAATCAACCAGGGACCCGCTACGGCCCCCAGGGACTGCGCGCGGCCAGTTCGCTCCTGTCCAGAACGTTCGACTCCGAGGAGAGACGGTACAACATCGCGACCGACCGCAGCGCGGCCTACGACGCCCTGGAACTGCGTGACTGCGGGGACGCGCCGGTCGTCCCCAACGACATCGAGGCGACCTACGACGCCGTCGAGGCCTACGTCGGTGCCATCGCCGAGCAGACGATGCCGATTCTGCTGGGCGGCGACCACTACCTGACGTATCCGTCCTTCGTCGGCTACTCGCAGTCCGTCGGCGAGGATGTGGGACTGATCCAGATCGACGCCCACACCGACACCTGGGGGTCGAACGAACTCTACGGCGAGCACCACCACGGCTCGCCGATGGCCCGCATCGACGAGAGCGAGTACGGCGGCTACGAGAACCACGCGATGATCGGGATTCGGGGCCACGCCGACATGGAGTTCCTCGACATCCTCGACGACCGCGGCCTCTACGTCGACTACGCACACGAAGTCGCGGACAAAGGGATCACCGAGTCGGTCCAGGGCGCGATCGAGCACGCGACCGACGGGGTCGATCACGTCTACCTGACCATCGACATCGACGGGGTCGACCCTTCGTTCGCGCCGGGGACCGGGACGCCACAGCCGGGCGGCCTGACCAGTTCCGACCTCCTGAGAGCGGTCGATCTGCTCGGGGAGTGTCGCGAGATCGGTGCCGTCGACCTGATGGAGGTCGCACCGACGCTGGACCCGACGAACACGACCTCGCTGCTCGGCGCGAACGCCCTCTCGCGGTTCCTCCAGTCGTACTTCTACGAGCAGGTCGCCTGA